The following proteins are encoded in a genomic region of Thermothielavioides terrestris NRRL 8126 chromosome 5, complete sequence:
- a CDS encoding glycosyltransferase family 59 protein (CAZy_ID 269725), protein MDALQAVRHGLTLGELLKGLGIAFALGRLLSPGSESGLNKAGLLSPLHRADVVKTAGFFSLFLAARSWLAFVDRYAPEPYLDEVFHIPQAQAYCEGRFWDWDDKITTPPGLYLLSVAYHKLWVLPQCTPSSLRYNNLLATLLTAVLAAQCRHLLEVRAAEREDKQVPRNCSFYSYHTGLNIALFPVLFFFSALYYTDVVSALTVLVAYRNHLLRLAPQPPGLVSDVWTVLLGVAALLMRQTNVFWVVVYMGGLEAAHVLRSVKPPAWLQLAKLHDPPTNESGPEDWVLCALSIGVSALCNPVRVLRQIWPHMAVLAMFAGFVAWNGGVVLGDKSNHVATIHLAQMLYIWPFFAFFSAPLFLPSLTAAITSPLRYLGSVLAINSPRSALISISYTVLTILLSLAVVKYNTIIHPFTLADNRHYMFYAFRYTILRSPTLRIALVPIYTFCRWLAWDTLSGTRHNTSHLTSTSTDTNNKPRIGQPSATKPSQQPSASHHPRDDLALLADDTSGTISTLGPPTSTTLLLLLATALSLVTAPLVEPRYFILPWVFYRLLVPAWCPPEIAGSGGCSNTSSSTTTTTTTGTKTKSKSETKTDTNQASSWQGRWQALHAAARKVDARLVLETAWFAAVNGATMAVFLFRPFYWCGEGGEVLDGGRVQRFMW, encoded by the exons ATGGACGCGCTGCAAGCAGTCCGTCATGGCCTGACCTTGGGCGAGTTGCTCAAGGGACTCGGCATCGCCTTTGCCCTGGGCCGACTGCTGTCACCAGGCTCAGAAAGCGGTCTCAATAAGGCCGGCCTCTTGTCACCTTTGCACCGAGCTGATGTTGTCAAGACCGCCGGATTTTTCTCCCTCTTCCTGGCCGCCCGGTCTTGGCTTGCCTTTGTTGACAGATACGCCCCTGAACCGTATCTC GATGAAGTTTTCCATATTCCGCAGGCGCAGGCCTACTGCGAAGGCCGCTTCTGGGATTGGGATGACAAGATCACCACTCCGCCTGGCCT CTACCTGTTATCCGTGGCATACCACAAGCTATGGGTGCTACCACAGTGCACTCCCTCCAGCCTGCGGTACAACAATCTGCTTGCAACTCTTTTGACTGCAGTGCTTGCGGCGCAGTGTCGGCACCTGCTCGAGGTGCGCGCGGCGGAGCGTGAAGACAAACAGGTCCCACGCAACTGCTCCTTCTACTCTTACCACACAGGTCTCAATATTGCCCTGTTTCccgtcctcttcttcttctcggctCTCTACTACACCGACGTGGTATCAGCCCTGaccgtcctcgtcgcttACCGAAACCATCTGCTTCGGTTGGCTCCTCAGCCGCCCGGTCTTGTCAGCGATGTCTGGACCGTGCTACTCGGCGTTGCCGCATTGCTTATGCGGCAGACCAATGTCTTTTGGGTTGTTGTCTACATGGGCGGGTTAGAAGCTGCCCATGTGCTCCGGTCCGTCAAGCCCCCCGCATGGCTACAGCTTGCCAAGCTCCATGATCCGCCGACGAACGAGTCCGGTCCTGAAG ACTGGGTACTCTGCGCCTTGAGCATTGGCGTGTCAGCCTTGTGCAACCCAGTAAGGGTTCTCAGGCAGATATGGCCTCACATGGCGGTGTTGGCGATGTTTGCCGGCTTTGTCGCCTGGAACGGTGGTGTCGTGCTTG GAGACAAGTCCAACCACGTTGCCACCATCCACCTCGCGCAGATGCTCTACATCTGGCCTTTTTTTGCTTTTTTCTCCGCCCCCTTATTCCTCCCATCCCTCACAGCAGCCATCACCAGCCCGCTGCGGTACCTCGGCTCCGTTCTCGCGATCAACTCCCCTCGATCAGCCTTGATCTCCATTTCCTACACCGTACTCACcatcctcctctccctcgccgTGGTCAAGTACAACACCATTATCCATCCGTTCACCCTCGCCGACAACAGGCACTACATGTTCTACGCCTTCCGCTACACCATCCTCCGCTCGCCAACCCTCCGCATCGCCCTCGTCCCAATATACACCTTCTGCCGCTGGCTCGCCTGGGACACGCTTTCCGGCACACGCCACAACACCTCCCATCTCACCTCCACCAGCACCGACACCAACAACAAACCCCGTATCGGACAACCCTCAGCTACGAAACCTAGCCAGCAACCCAGCGCATCGCATCACCCCCgcgacgacctcgccctgctcgccgacGATACCTCCGGGACCATCTCCACGCTCGGCCCGCCAACATCCACAaccctgctcctcctcctcgcgaCCGCCCTCTCCCTCGTCACCGCCCCGCTCGTCGAGCCGCGGTATTTCATCCTGCCCTGGGTGTTCTACCGCCTGCTGGTGCCCGCGTGGTGCCCGCCCGAAatcgccggcagcggcggatgCAGCAACACCAGctccagcaccaccaccacgaccacgaCCGGGACGAAAACCAAGTCCAAGTCCGAGACCAAGACCGACACGAACCAGGCATCCTCATGGCAAGGGAGGTGGCAAGCGCTgcacgcggcggcgcggaaggTGGACGCGCGGCTGGTGCTGGAGACGGCGTGGTTCGCGGCCGTCAACGGCGCGACCATGGCGGTGTTCCTGTTCCGGCCGTTCTACTGgtgcggcgagggcggggagGTGCTGGACGGCGGGCGGGTGCAGAGGTTTATGTGGTGA